Proteins encoded together in one Bactrocera neohumeralis isolate Rockhampton chromosome 4, APGP_CSIRO_Bneo_wtdbg2-racon-allhic-juicebox.fasta_v2, whole genome shotgun sequence window:
- the LOC126755762 gene encoding uncharacterized protein LOC126755762, translating into MRYIRNFCATGIKKSHCLKMEAPKIKQQTQPKQFEILVDFMKAHPDLSKGSLKTPDAKNTSNNLWKNLVSHLNAAGPPLRDIAGWKKVWADYKIHLKAKMRRNKNNISGTGGGPSLFIPLSQLEQQVSELLLIEESINGMSGTLSFGAATNIISEVNADPTEPNTQNRELPQCSKVACTPHKKQQTPLNIQENELPHCSNVTYPPRKKQQTLLEQQVENQIIFHNNSIKVLNDINFNIKNIFKTLKKRNKLEKRRLNFEKEKFLYKQKIFDLLSDDENTFPIAEEDVTANETEVLNAPKPCF; encoded by the exons ATGCGTTATATTCGTAATTTTTGTGCTACAGGTATAAAGAAGTCGCATTGCTTGAAAAT GGAAGCaccgaaaataaaacaacaaactcaACCAAAGCAATTTGAAATTCTCGTGGATTTCATGAAGGCGCATCCCGATTTATCGAAAGGATCACTAAAAACACCAGACGCCAAAAATACCTCcaataatttatggaaaaatttagtttccCATTTAAACGCAGCTGGGCCACCATTGCGCGACATTGCGGGGTGGAAAAAG GTTTGGGCAGACTATAAGATTCacttaaaggcaaaaatgcgacgaaacaaaaataatatttcgggaACTGGAGGTGGTCCCTCACTTTTCATACCCTTATCACAGTTAGAGCAACAAGTGAGTGAGTTATTGTTAATAGAGGAATCAATAAATGGAATGAGTGGTACCTTGTCATTCGGTGCAGCTACAAACATCATTTCGGAGGTAAATGCAGACCCTACCGAACCAAATACACAAAACAGGGAACTACCACAATGTTCCAAAGTGGCATGCACACCTCACAAAAAACAGCAGACTCCTcttaatatacaagaaaatgaactACCACATTGTTCAAATGTGACGTACCCACCGCGCAAAAAGCAGCAGACTCTGCTTGAACAACAAGTCGAAAACCAAATTATATTCCACAATAACTCGATTAAAGTGTTAAacgatataaattttaatataaaaaacatttttaaaacattgaaaaaaagaaataaattagaaaaacggAGACTAAactttgaaaaggaaaaatttctatataaacaaaaaat ATTTGACCTCCTAAGTGATGATGAAAACACTTTTCCGATCGCTGAAGAGGATGTGACAGCGAATGAAACAGAAGTGCTGAATGCTCCAAAACCGTGTTTTTAA